One Streptomyces drozdowiczii DNA segment encodes these proteins:
- a CDS encoding HSP90 family protein: protein MTAPDTTSRPTGDDRTFQVDLRGLVDLLSHHLYSSPRVYLRELLQNAVDALTARHSLEPGATADAFGIRLYADGAVVRVEDDGVGLTETDVHAFLATIGRSSKRAERIAEQRGDFIGQFGIGLLSCFLVADEIHVLSRSARTPGAPTVEWRGRGDGSYTVRTLPASARPEPGTTVTLTPRSDAGEWTRPARVAALARHFGSLLRHPVTVDDGKGGPAARINPEPGPWARSHPTPGARSRALAAYGTEVFGFEPLDTLDLDLPAVGLKGIACVLPEAVPTGRRHGHRVHVKGMLLSEQAEEILPDWAFFVRCVVDAESLRPTASRESLYEDDTLAAVRDALAAKLRDWIARIAASDPELLARFLGAHHLAVKSLAVHDDEILRMLLPWIPFETTDGSTTLDEFARTHRTVLVTSSVEEFRQVAAIASAAGLGVVNGGYTYDRELVHRLPELRPEVSVADLDPATLTAHLDPVDRETELAAAPYLALARDALAVFDCDVALRTFQPASAPALLIDSRDARHERTRSQLAREQQGGLWGDILGALRQEVPRAQLILNQLNPLVRTATSIDEPELARTSAEALYGQAAMLSRRPLRPAETSLINRSFLDLLAHALRKDS, encoded by the coding sequence ATGACAGCACCCGACACCACCTCGCGACCCACCGGCGACGACCGCACCTTCCAGGTGGACCTGCGCGGTCTCGTCGACCTCCTCTCCCACCACCTCTACTCCAGCCCGCGCGTCTACCTGCGCGAACTCCTGCAGAACGCCGTGGACGCGCTGACCGCCCGGCACAGCCTCGAACCCGGCGCCACCGCCGACGCGTTCGGCATCCGCCTGTACGCCGACGGGGCCGTCGTCCGCGTCGAGGACGACGGCGTCGGCCTCACCGAGACCGACGTCCACGCCTTCCTCGCCACGATCGGCCGCAGCAGCAAGCGCGCCGAACGGATCGCCGAGCAGCGCGGCGACTTCATCGGCCAGTTCGGCATCGGACTCCTCTCCTGCTTCCTCGTCGCCGACGAGATCCACGTCCTCAGCCGCTCCGCCCGCACCCCCGGCGCACCCACCGTGGAGTGGCGGGGCCGCGGCGACGGCAGCTACACCGTCCGCACCCTGCCCGCCTCCGCCCGCCCGGAGCCCGGCACCACCGTCACGCTCACCCCGCGCTCCGACGCGGGCGAGTGGACCCGCCCGGCCCGGGTCGCCGCCCTGGCCCGGCACTTCGGCTCCCTGCTGCGCCACCCGGTGACGGTGGACGACGGCAAGGGCGGCCCGGCCGCGCGGATCAACCCGGAGCCCGGCCCCTGGGCCCGTAGCCACCCGACCCCGGGAGCCCGCTCCCGCGCCCTGGCCGCCTACGGCACCGAGGTCTTCGGGTTCGAGCCGCTGGACACCCTCGATCTCGACCTGCCCGCCGTCGGGCTCAAGGGCATCGCCTGCGTGCTGCCCGAGGCGGTGCCGACCGGCCGCCGCCACGGCCACCGCGTGCACGTCAAGGGCATGCTGCTGTCGGAGCAGGCCGAGGAGATCCTGCCGGACTGGGCGTTCTTCGTCCGTTGCGTGGTCGACGCGGAAAGCCTGCGCCCCACGGCCTCCCGGGAGTCCCTGTACGAGGACGACACCCTCGCCGCCGTCCGCGACGCCCTCGCCGCGAAGCTGCGCGACTGGATCGCCCGCATCGCCGCGAGCGACCCGGAGCTGCTCGCCCGCTTCCTGGGCGCCCACCACCTGGCCGTGAAGTCGCTCGCGGTGCACGACGACGAGATCCTGCGGATGCTGCTGCCGTGGATCCCGTTCGAGACCACCGACGGCTCCACCACCCTCGACGAGTTCGCCCGCACCCACCGCACCGTCCTCGTGACCTCCAGCGTGGAGGAGTTCCGGCAGGTCGCGGCCATCGCCTCCGCCGCCGGGCTCGGCGTCGTCAACGGCGGCTACACGTACGACAGGGAACTGGTCCACCGGCTGCCCGAGCTCCGGCCCGAGGTCAGCGTCGCCGACCTCGACCCGGCGACGCTCACCGCCCACCTGGACCCCGTCGACCGCGAGACGGAACTCGCGGCGGCGCCCTACCTCGCCCTGGCCCGCGACGCCCTCGCGGTCTTCGACTGCGACGTCGCCCTGCGCACCTTCCAGCCCGCCTCCGCCCCGGCCCTCCTCATCGACAGCCGCGACGCCCGGCACGAACGCACCCGCTCCCAGCTCGCCCGCGAGCAGCAGGGCGGACTGTGGGGCGACATCCTCGGCGCCCTGCGCCAGGAGGTCCCGCGCGCCCAGCTGATCCTCAACCAGCTCAACCCGCTGGTCCGCACCGCCACCTCCATCGACGAGCCGGAGCTGGCCCGGACCAGCGCCGAAGCCCTGTACGGGCAGGCCGCGATGCTGTCCCGGCGCCCGCTCAGGCCCGCCGAGACGAGCCTGATCAACCGCTCCTTCCTCGATCTCCTCGCCCACGCCCTCCGCAAGGACAGCTGA
- a CDS encoding O-acetyl-ADP-ribose deacetylase, with product MSAPSDVTVTLVRGDITRQSVDAVVNAANSSLLGGGGVDGAIHRRGGPAILAACRELRASRYGKGLRPGQAVATTAGKLDARWVVHTVGPVWSRNEDRSALLESCYRESLRVAAELGARTVAFPAISTGVYGWPMDDGARIAVRTVLAEAAPPVEEVRFVLFDADAYGEFEEALAAARP from the coding sequence ATGAGCGCGCCTTCCGACGTCACCGTCACCCTCGTACGGGGAGACATCACCCGCCAGTCCGTCGACGCCGTCGTCAATGCCGCGAACTCCTCGCTGCTCGGCGGCGGAGGCGTGGACGGAGCCATCCACCGCCGGGGCGGCCCCGCGATCCTCGCCGCCTGCCGGGAACTGCGCGCCTCGCGGTACGGCAAGGGGCTGCGCCCGGGGCAGGCCGTCGCCACCACCGCCGGAAAGCTCGACGCCCGCTGGGTCGTGCACACGGTCGGCCCGGTGTGGAGCAGGAACGAGGACCGTTCGGCCCTGCTGGAGTCGTGCTACCGCGAATCCCTGCGCGTCGCGGCGGAACTCGGGGCGCGTACCGTCGCCTTCCCCGCGATCTCCACCGGCGTCTACGGCTGGCCCATGGACGACGGAGCCCGCATCGCCGTCCGCACCGTGCTGGCGGAGGCCGCGCCGCCCGTCGAAGAGGTGCGGTTCGTGCTCTTCGACGCGGACGCGTACGGGGAGTTCGAGGAGGCCCTGGCAGCGGCGAGGCCCTGA
- a CDS encoding YciI family protein encodes MAKFMLLVNHDGGVFEEPMDTWQPGDIAAHFDYYALLTKELTESGELVQFMALDDPRQARTVRADGVAPPVVTDGPFAESKEVLAGFNVFEVESEERALEIAARISAVPGPGGVPTQQPVEVRRVMADEHGEL; translated from the coding sequence ATGGCGAAGTTCATGCTGCTGGTCAACCACGACGGCGGGGTCTTCGAGGAGCCGATGGACACCTGGCAGCCGGGTGACATCGCCGCCCACTTCGACTACTACGCCCTGTTGACCAAGGAGCTGACCGAGAGCGGGGAGCTGGTCCAGTTCATGGCGCTGGACGATCCTCGGCAGGCCCGTACGGTGCGTGCGGACGGCGTCGCGCCCCCGGTGGTGACCGACGGGCCGTTCGCGGAGTCCAAGGAGGTCCTGGCCGGCTTCAACGTCTTCGAGGTCGAGTCGGAGGAGCGGGCGCTGGAGATCGCCGCCCGTATCTCCGCCGTCCCGGGCCCCGGTGGTGTGCCCACGCAGCAGCCGGTCGAGGTGCGGCGGGTCATGGCCGACGAGCACGGTGAGCTGTGA
- a CDS encoding RNA polymerase sigma factor produces the protein MNDPVRVEDLLRSLAPQALGVLVRRRGDFAACEDAVQEALVTAAGTWPEEGLPDHPLGWLVQVALRRHTDHVRSERARREREEKAAREPAAGAAAGQDDSLTLLFMCCHPALTPASAIALCLRAVGGLTTAEIAGAYLVPEATMAQRISRAKQRLKTSGVAFDVPEPGMADWESRLGSVLRVLYLMFNEGYTASRGPALHRADLAAEAIRLARGVHRALPAEGEAASLLALMLLTEARRPARTGPSGELIPLAEQDRTRWDRRLIGEGAALLASTLGRGRPGEYRLQAAIAALHDDAARAEDTDWPQIAALYALLDQLADGANPMVALNRAVAVAMCEGPAAGLALLDALDSGDGPLSGHHRLHAVRAHLLERAGEIPAAVEEYRAAAARTTSTPEQRYLIGRAARLRRLEQPAADHRCTNTPGRGPVGVLRGDAGE, from the coding sequence GTGAATGACCCGGTGCGCGTCGAGGACCTGCTGCGCTCGCTCGCTCCGCAGGCCCTGGGCGTGCTCGTGCGGCGCCGCGGGGACTTCGCGGCGTGCGAGGACGCGGTGCAGGAGGCGCTGGTCACCGCGGCCGGTACGTGGCCCGAGGAGGGGTTGCCCGATCATCCGCTCGGCTGGCTGGTCCAGGTCGCGCTGCGCCGCCACACCGACCATGTACGCAGTGAACGCGCGCGCCGGGAGCGGGAGGAGAAGGCCGCCCGGGAGCCGGCTGCCGGGGCCGCCGCCGGGCAGGACGACTCGTTGACGCTGTTGTTCATGTGCTGTCACCCGGCGCTCACCCCGGCCTCGGCCATCGCGTTGTGCCTTCGGGCGGTCGGCGGTCTGACCACCGCCGAGATCGCCGGTGCGTATCTCGTCCCGGAGGCGACCATGGCGCAGCGGATCAGCCGTGCCAAGCAGCGTCTCAAAACGTCCGGTGTGGCGTTCGACGTACCCGAACCGGGCATGGCCGACTGGGAGTCGCGGCTCGGTTCGGTGCTGCGGGTGCTGTATCTGATGTTCAACGAGGGGTACACCGCGAGCCGGGGCCCCGCGCTGCACCGCGCGGATCTCGCGGCCGAGGCGATCCGGCTCGCCCGGGGTGTGCACCGGGCCCTGCCCGCGGAGGGCGAGGCGGCTTCGCTGCTCGCGCTCATGCTGCTGACCGAGGCCCGGCGGCCCGCCCGCACCGGCCCGAGCGGCGAGCTGATCCCGCTGGCCGAGCAGGACCGCACCCGCTGGGACCGGCGGCTCATCGGCGAGGGTGCCGCCCTGCTCGCGAGCACGCTGGGCCGGGGCCGCCCCGGCGAGTACCGCCTCCAGGCGGCCATCGCGGCCCTGCACGACGACGCGGCCCGCGCCGAGGACACGGACTGGCCGCAGATCGCCGCCCTGTACGCGTTGCTGGATCAACTGGCGGACGGCGCCAACCCCATGGTCGCCCTCAACCGCGCCGTCGCCGTGGCCATGTGCGAAGGGCCCGCCGCCGGGCTCGCCCTTCTCGACGCCCTCGACTCCGGCGACGGTCCCCTCAGCGGCCACCACCGGCTGCACGCCGTGCGCGCCCATCTCCTGGAGCGCGCGGGCGAGATCCCGGCGGCCGTCGAGGAGTACCGGGCCGCCGCCGCCCGGACCACCAGCACGCCGGAGCAGCGGTACCTGATAGGGCGGGCTGCACGTCTGCGCCGGCTCGAGCAGCCCGCAGCCGACCACCGCTGCACCAACACCCCCGGCCGGGGGCCCGTCGGCGTCCTACGGGGCGATGCGGGCGAGTGA
- a CDS encoding virginiamycin B lyase family protein, whose product MHDATRVSIEEHTVSGPEAGPYTLTAGPDGALWFTLVHSGRIGRLVPGEEPTEHRLDPDSGPTVITPGPDGALWFTEYRADRIGRITTGGAITECDLPGSGSGPFGIAAGPDGALWFTETATDRIGRITVDGDTTSFPLPATGAFPSAITAGDDGAMWFTLNQGNAIGRIGMDGTVVLHPLPTEAAGPVGIAAGHGGALWFTEIAAGQIGRITPDGRITEFPLPDRAARPHAVTVDGQGAVWFTEWGANRVATITPDGHVTAHSLPTPDSEPHGIALGPDGALWTALETGSLARIAP is encoded by the coding sequence GTGCACGACGCGACCCGGGTATCGATCGAAGAGCACACGGTGTCCGGCCCCGAGGCCGGACCGTACACCCTCACCGCGGGCCCGGACGGCGCCCTGTGGTTCACCCTCGTCCACAGCGGCCGGATCGGCCGCCTCGTCCCCGGAGAGGAACCGACGGAACACCGCCTCGACCCCGACAGCGGGCCGACCGTGATCACCCCCGGCCCCGACGGCGCCCTGTGGTTCACCGAGTACCGCGCCGACCGGATCGGCCGGATCACCACCGGCGGCGCGATCACCGAATGCGACCTACCCGGCTCCGGGTCCGGCCCGTTCGGCATCGCGGCGGGCCCGGACGGCGCGCTCTGGTTCACCGAGACCGCCACCGACCGCATCGGCCGCATCACCGTCGACGGCGACACCACCTCGTTCCCGCTCCCCGCCACCGGGGCGTTCCCGTCCGCGATCACCGCCGGGGACGACGGCGCGATGTGGTTCACCCTCAACCAGGGCAACGCCATCGGGCGGATCGGCATGGACGGCACGGTCGTCCTGCATCCCCTGCCGACGGAGGCGGCGGGCCCGGTCGGCATCGCGGCGGGCCACGGCGGGGCGCTGTGGTTCACCGAGATCGCCGCCGGTCAGATCGGCCGGATCACCCCCGACGGGCGGATCACGGAATTCCCGCTGCCCGACCGCGCCGCCCGGCCGCACGCCGTCACCGTCGACGGACAGGGCGCCGTGTGGTTCACCGAGTGGGGAGCCAACCGCGTCGCCACGATCACCCCGGACGGCCACGTCACCGCCCACAGCCTGCCCACCCCCGACTCGGAACCGCACGGCATCGCCCTCGGCCCCGACGGCGCCCTGTGGACCGCGCTGGAGACGGGCTCACTCGCCCGCATCGCCCCGTAG
- a CDS encoding DHA2 family efflux MFS transporter permease subunit gives MVLLDNTIVGAALPDMRHRLHLQLTGLQWIVDAYVLLVAMLLLSGGIFADRFGRKRVFLTGVAVFTAASVVCSLAPSLGWLIAGRVLQGIGAAALSPASLTLLAAAYPAPQERVKAIGLWAGLSGVGLAAGPVAGGVLTDAFGWPAIFLVNLPIGAALLLVGLRHLEEARNPDAPAIDIPGTVLSVLGVGALTYGVIEGGARGWTSPVILGSLAIAVLLLGAFVAVEARRRAPMLPLRLFRERLFTVSNTAMAVVGFALMGSTFFFSQFFVYVQGSSILRAGLQTLPATLAMVIVSPYAGRLAARHGFRVVVTVGLALAGLGLLALGTVHADTGYANVWWRLAVVGIGFALTMSPLTGAAIQAVSPQEGGLASGISSTTRQIGAVLGVAVLGAVVRARQSGGASFETGLDSAFLAAGALTLATAVFTGLRLTKTGAVAPVRSTETPKATVADSL, from the coding sequence ATGGTTCTGCTCGACAACACGATCGTGGGAGCGGCGCTGCCCGACATGCGGCACCGCCTGCACCTTCAACTCACGGGCCTGCAATGGATCGTCGACGCGTACGTCCTGCTGGTCGCCATGCTGCTGCTGTCCGGCGGCATCTTCGCCGACCGGTTCGGCCGCAAACGCGTCTTCCTGACCGGCGTCGCGGTGTTCACCGCCGCATCGGTGGTGTGCAGCCTGGCGCCCTCGCTCGGCTGGCTGATCGCCGGCCGGGTGCTCCAGGGCATCGGAGCCGCGGCGCTCAGCCCCGCCTCGCTCACCCTGCTCGCGGCGGCCTACCCCGCGCCGCAGGAACGCGTGAAGGCGATCGGGCTCTGGGCCGGGCTCAGCGGAGTCGGCCTGGCCGCGGGCCCGGTGGCCGGCGGCGTGCTGACCGACGCCTTCGGATGGCCGGCCATCTTCCTGGTCAACCTGCCCATCGGCGCGGCCCTCCTCCTGGTCGGCCTCCGCCATCTCGAGGAGGCCCGCAATCCGGACGCGCCCGCGATCGACATCCCAGGGACGGTGCTGTCCGTCCTGGGGGTGGGGGCGCTGACCTACGGGGTGATCGAGGGCGGGGCGCGCGGCTGGACGTCGCCGGTGATCCTCGGCAGCTTGGCCATCGCGGTGCTCCTCCTCGGCGCCTTCGTAGCCGTCGAAGCCCGCCGCCGGGCACCGATGCTGCCGCTGCGGCTGTTCCGGGAGCGCCTGTTCACCGTCTCCAACACCGCCATGGCCGTGGTGGGTTTCGCGCTCATGGGCTCGACGTTCTTCTTCTCCCAGTTCTTCGTGTACGTCCAGGGCAGCTCGATCCTGCGCGCGGGCCTGCAAACCCTGCCCGCCACCCTGGCCATGGTGATCGTCAGCCCGTACGCGGGAAGGCTCGCCGCCCGGCACGGCTTCCGCGTCGTGGTCACCGTCGGCCTGGCCCTGGCCGGCCTCGGACTCCTGGCCCTCGGCACGGTGCACGCCGACACGGGTTACGCGAATGTGTGGTGGCGGCTGGCGGTCGTGGGCATCGGCTTCGCCCTGACGATGTCCCCGCTGACCGGCGCCGCCATCCAGGCCGTCAGCCCGCAGGAAGGGGGCCTGGCCTCGGGCATCAGCAGCACCACCCGGCAGATCGGCGCGGTGCTCGGCGTGGCGGTCCTCGGAGCCGTGGTCCGCGCCAGGCAATCGGGCGGAGCCTCCTTCGAGACCGGCCTCGACAGCGCCTTCCTGGCCGCGGGTGCGCTCACTCTGGCCACCGCCGTGTTCACCGGCCTCCGGCTGACGAAGACGGGCGCTGTCGCGCCGGTACGGTCTACCGAGACGCCGAAGGCCACCGTCGCGGACAGCCTTTGA
- a CDS encoding TetR/AcrR family transcriptional regulator codes for MDEQRARRPGGRSARVGAQVHQAVTELISERGYGNFTIGEVAARAGVADSSIYRRWGDLEALLCDVALNRLNSRSPMPDTGSLDGDLRTYASQVAREITGPEGPAVLHLAVALANAGERGVQARDALRTERVRQLQSMLDRAHERGESAPDALTVLDYVLAPMYSRVLFGMGPLTPEYVDGLVDRLP; via the coding sequence ATGGACGAACAGCGAGCCCGGCGGCCGGGTGGGCGCAGCGCCCGGGTCGGCGCGCAGGTGCATCAGGCCGTCACCGAGCTGATCAGCGAGCGCGGCTACGGGAACTTCACCATCGGCGAGGTGGCGGCCCGCGCGGGCGTGGCCGACAGCAGCATCTACCGCAGGTGGGGCGATCTGGAGGCCCTGCTCTGCGACGTGGCGCTCAACCGCCTCAACTCGCGCTCCCCCATGCCCGACACCGGGAGTCTGGACGGCGACCTGCGTACGTACGCCTCCCAGGTGGCCCGTGAGATCACCGGGCCGGAAGGGCCGGCGGTCCTGCACCTGGCGGTCGCCCTGGCCAACGCGGGCGAGCGGGGCGTACAGGCGCGCGACGCCCTGCGGACCGAGCGCGTCCGGCAGTTGCAGTCCATGCTCGACCGCGCCCACGAGCGGGGCGAGTCCGCACCCGATGCGCTCACCGTGCTGGACTACGTGCTGGCCCCGATGTACAGCCGCGTCCTGTTCGGCATGGGCCCGCTCACTCCGGAGTACGTCGACGGGCTGGTCGACCGGCTGCCGTGA
- a CDS encoding glycoside hydrolase family 43 protein → MSGVAAFALSMLLALTMSLTSARPAEAGQTAIRGADPSVLRVGGTYISVQSTGAAINVRQASSTGGLASAPARQVWSDTGNLGEIWAPEIVRDGGRYYVYFSAGRGAAHRMYVISSASPDTGYTAATKLALPDDKWAIDGTMFTFNGQRWFVWSGWAGTTNVEQNLYIARMSSPTTPAGARYIISQPRESWERVVGNPFINEGPEAIKDPNGQLHITYSANGSWSDQYCIAELRLRAGGDPTYVWDWYKSNGCLFGSNRATMMSGWDPTLNVNGPGHHTFVLLDGDIATSPPAGPTFPLMFHAVAKGTPYSWENRYWYTGSFCWWGNTTYSRANVPGPNTDTGFSLKFFE, encoded by the coding sequence ATGTCCGGTGTGGCAGCCTTCGCGCTGTCCATGCTGCTGGCCCTCACGATGTCGCTCACCTCCGCCCGGCCCGCCGAGGCCGGGCAGACGGCCATCCGGGGCGCCGATCCCAGCGTGCTGCGCGTGGGCGGTACGTACATCTCGGTCCAGTCGACCGGTGCCGCGATCAATGTCCGGCAGGCGTCCTCGACCGGCGGCCTGGCTTCGGCCCCGGCCCGGCAGGTGTGGTCGGACACCGGAAACCTCGGTGAGATCTGGGCCCCGGAGATCGTGCGGGACGGCGGCCGCTACTACGTCTACTTCTCGGCCGGCCGGGGCGCCGCGCACCGCATGTACGTGATCAGCTCCGCCAGTCCCGACACCGGCTACACCGCCGCGACGAAGCTGGCCCTGCCCGACGACAAGTGGGCGATCGACGGCACGATGTTCACCTTCAACGGACAGCGCTGGTTCGTCTGGTCGGGCTGGGCCGGCACCACCAACGTCGAGCAGAACCTCTACATCGCACGGATGAGCAGCCCGACCACCCCCGCGGGTGCCCGGTACATCATCTCCCAGCCCAGGGAGAGCTGGGAGCGCGTCGTCGGCAACCCCTTCATCAACGAGGGCCCCGAAGCGATCAAGGACCCGAACGGGCAGTTGCACATCACCTACTCGGCCAACGGCAGCTGGAGCGATCAGTACTGCATCGCGGAACTGCGGCTCCGGGCGGGCGGCGACCCGACGTACGTATGGGACTGGTACAAGTCCAACGGCTGCCTCTTCGGCTCCAACCGCGCGACCATGATGTCCGGTTGGGACCCCACCCTGAACGTGAACGGCCCGGGCCACCACACCTTCGTACTGCTCGACGGGGACATCGCGACCAGTCCGCCGGCCGGGCCCACGTTCCCGCTGATGTTCCACGCGGTGGCCAAGGGCACCCCGTACAGCTGGGAGAACCGCTACTGGTACACCGGCTCCTTCTGCTGGTGGGGCAACACCACCTACAGCCGCGCCAACGTCCCCGGCCCCAACACCGACACCGGGTTCAGCCTCAAGTTCTTCGAGTGA
- a CDS encoding serine hydrolase domain-containing protein, whose amino-acid sequence MTNPLDSTALDAAIENVHRAGMPGLFAEVRHGDRVWRGAAGVADTATGRPVDAGMRHRVGSVTKTFTAAAVLRQAERGRIELDAPVGRYLPDLVPGERGEAITVRMLLDHTSGLAEYLPYAYPSLKAFPVIAETGPESLDDHRYTRWERTDLIAMGVDAPAAGAPGSAPGLYSNTNYLLLAELLAQVSGTTAEECITRDVIEPAGLTDTAFPTGPEIDGPHARLYEAWFGKIDPPRDYSVFDMSWTGPSASLISTVADLNLFYAQLLAGKIITRSSLDRMRRTNPVISQEGRIIEYGLGLHPTEAPGQDTFWGHGGTVWGGGTLAMTRADGQRQMTVAVNLQRWNTLDASGRPQPHPIDAALEALYRIAMYG is encoded by the coding sequence GTGACGAACCCACTGGATTCCACGGCACTGGACGCCGCCATCGAGAACGTGCACCGCGCGGGCATGCCGGGCCTGTTCGCCGAGGTCCGGCACGGCGACCGGGTCTGGCGCGGCGCCGCAGGGGTCGCCGACACCGCCACCGGCCGCCCCGTCGACGCCGGGATGCGCCACCGGGTCGGCAGCGTCACCAAGACGTTCACCGCCGCCGCGGTCCTGCGGCAGGCCGAGCGCGGCCGGATCGAACTCGACGCACCGGTCGGCCGCTACCTGCCGGACCTGGTGCCGGGGGAGAGGGGCGAGGCGATCACCGTACGGATGCTGCTCGACCACACCAGCGGCCTCGCCGAATACCTTCCGTACGCCTATCCCTCCCTCAAGGCGTTCCCCGTCATCGCCGAGACCGGCCCCGAGAGCCTGGACGACCACCGGTACACGCGGTGGGAACGGACGGATCTGATCGCCATGGGCGTCGACGCACCCGCCGCCGGCGCTCCGGGCAGTGCGCCGGGGCTGTACTCCAACACCAACTACCTGCTGCTCGCCGAACTCCTGGCGCAGGTGAGCGGCACCACGGCCGAGGAGTGCATCACCCGCGACGTCATCGAGCCCGCCGGGCTCACGGACACCGCGTTCCCCACCGGGCCGGAGATCGACGGACCGCACGCACGGCTCTACGAGGCCTGGTTCGGCAAGATCGACCCACCGCGTGACTACAGCGTCTTCGACATGTCCTGGACGGGCCCTTCGGCCTCCCTCATATCGACCGTCGCAGACCTCAACCTCTTCTACGCCCAGCTCCTGGCCGGAAAGATCATCACCCGGTCCTCACTGGACCGGATGCGGCGCACCAACCCGGTCATCTCCCAGGAAGGCCGGATCATCGAGTACGGTCTCGGGCTGCACCCGACGGAAGCACCGGGCCAGGACACCTTCTGGGGCCACGGGGGTACGGTCTGGGGCGGTGGCACCCTGGCCATGACCCGCGCCGACGGCCAACGGCAGATGACGGTGGCGGTCAATCTCCAGCGGTGGAACACCCTGGACGCCTCCGGCAGGCCGCAGCCCCACCCCATCGACGCCGCGCTGGAGGCCCTGTACCGGATCGCGATGTACGGCTGA
- a CDS encoding TetR/AcrR family transcriptional regulator, with product MAGRRRWTSEEILDAAAELLRTSATESFSVRKLAAVLGTDSSSLYRHFRSKTELLRAVADRVLLTAMEGYRPEGDWKQRLTALALRVRDAFRRQPQLAAVWARYVSSGAGSRLVVEEVLQALRASGLPDEEIPVRYHRIVVLIASLIASEAGADTLTPEEREQGQELFRVAVLGADPERFPALAHFARDLRPLQTDHRAAFEDILAAHLGHIEAVVRAG from the coding sequence ATGGCAGGCCGAAGGCGTTGGACGAGCGAAGAGATCCTGGACGCGGCCGCTGAACTGCTGCGCACGAGCGCGACCGAGTCGTTCAGCGTGCGGAAACTGGCGGCGGTCCTCGGGACCGACTCGTCGAGCCTCTACCGGCACTTCCGCAGCAAGACCGAGCTGCTGCGCGCGGTGGCCGACCGGGTCCTGCTGACCGCCATGGAGGGCTACCGTCCCGAGGGCGACTGGAAGCAGCGCCTGACGGCCCTGGCCCTGCGCGTGCGGGACGCCTTCCGCCGTCAACCGCAGCTCGCCGCGGTCTGGGCGCGTTACGTGTCGAGCGGAGCGGGTTCACGGCTCGTCGTGGAGGAGGTCCTTCAGGCACTGCGCGCCTCGGGCCTGCCCGACGAGGAGATCCCGGTCCGCTACCACCGGATCGTGGTCCTCATCGCCTCGCTGATCGCGTCGGAGGCCGGCGCCGACACCCTCACCCCGGAGGAGCGCGAGCAGGGCCAGGAGCTGTTCCGGGTGGCGGTCCTGGGCGCCGACCCCGAGCGCTTCCCCGCCCTGGCTCACTTCGCCCGTGACCTCCGCCCCCTCCAGACGGACCACCGGGCGGCTTTCGAGGACATCCTGGCCGCCCACCTCGGCCACATCGAGGCCGTCGTGCGCGCCGGCTAG
- the tatA gene encoding Sec-independent protein translocase subunit TatA — MMLRNGLEPWHLLIVALVVIMVFGSKKLPDMARSLGKSARILKSEAKAMKAEAASPDPAAPGHS; from the coding sequence GTGATGCTCCGCAACGGCTTGGAACCGTGGCACCTGCTCATCGTGGCGTTGGTGGTCATCATGGTGTTCGGCTCGAAGAAGCTCCCCGACATGGCGCGCTCCCTGGGCAAGTCGGCCCGCATTCTCAAGAGCGAGGCCAAGGCGATGAAGGCCGAGGCGGCGAGCCCGGATCCCGCCGCGCCGGGGCACTCGTAA